The following proteins are encoded in a genomic region of Desulfosoma sp.:
- the coaBC gene encoding bifunctional phosphopantothenoylcysteine decarboxylase/phosphopantothenate--cysteine ligase CoaBC — protein MERIRGKTVLLGVTGGIAAYKAAELGRLLVKEGAAVQVVMTRAAQQFITPLTLQVLSGRPVLTDLFDLGMESEIGHIHAARSADVVLLAPATANILAKMACGIADDYLTTVLLATEAPVIVCPAMNHKMYTHPATQDNLAVLRRRGVWVVEPESGALACGEEGPGRLADLSIILETTCRALTPQTLKGKRVLVTAGPTWEPFDPVRFITNPSSGKMGFALALEAARRGAHVDLVTGPTSLPDPPGVPTHRITTAREMDGAVRALAQDAHLVIMAAAVSDYRPEETALQKIKKDEKDLVIRLVRNPDILASLGKEKKAGQILVGFAAETEQLIRNATEKLQRKNLDLIVANDLTQPGAGFRTDTNVVKILDRTGGVEELPCLSKEETARRILDRIETLWLS, from the coding sequence ATGGAAAGAATTCGAGGCAAAACCGTTCTGCTTGGGGTCACGGGCGGCATCGCGGCCTACAAGGCTGCGGAGCTGGGACGCCTTCTGGTCAAAGAGGGGGCCGCCGTTCAAGTGGTCATGACTCGGGCGGCGCAACAGTTTATCACGCCTTTGACCCTGCAGGTGCTTTCAGGTCGGCCGGTTCTCACAGACCTCTTTGACCTGGGCATGGAATCCGAAATCGGCCATATTCATGCAGCGCGCTCCGCAGACGTGGTGCTTCTAGCCCCCGCCACAGCCAATATCTTGGCTAAGATGGCCTGCGGCATCGCAGATGATTACCTCACCACCGTGCTCTTGGCCACGGAAGCCCCCGTGATCGTCTGCCCCGCCATGAATCACAAGATGTACACTCATCCGGCCACCCAAGACAACCTAGCCGTCTTGCGGCGCCGTGGTGTCTGGGTTGTGGAGCCGGAATCCGGGGCTTTGGCCTGCGGTGAGGAAGGTCCAGGACGTTTGGCGGATCTTTCCATCATTTTGGAAACTACATGCCGGGCTCTCACCCCCCAGACCCTCAAAGGCAAGAGGGTTCTTGTCACTGCCGGACCCACCTGGGAACCTTTTGATCCGGTACGCTTCATCACCAATCCATCCTCAGGCAAAATGGGCTTTGCTCTGGCCTTGGAAGCAGCCCGACGCGGCGCCCATGTGGACCTGGTCACCGGACCCACCTCCCTGCCCGATCCCCCCGGGGTCCCCACGCATCGAATCACCACGGCTCGAGAAATGGATGGGGCTGTACGAGCCTTGGCTCAGGACGCTCATCTGGTCATCATGGCCGCCGCCGTCAGCGACTACAGACCGGAAGAAACCGCCCTACAAAAGATCAAGAAAGATGAGAAGGACTTGGTGATTCGACTGGTGCGCAACCCGGATATTTTGGCAAGCCTTGGCAAAGAAAAAAAAGCCGGTCAAATCCTCGTGGGGTTCGCGGCCGAAACGGAACAGCTGATTCGAAACGCCACGGAAAAACTTCAGAGAAAGAACCTGGACCTTATCGTGGCCAATGATCTGACACAACCCGGCGCAGGCTTTCGAACCGACACCAACGTGGTCAAAATCCTGGATCGTACCGGGGGAGTGGAAGAGCTGCCCTGTTTGTCCAAGGAAGAAACCGCACGGCGCATTCTGGACCGCATCGAAACCCTGTGGCTGTCGTAA
- a CDS encoding MBL fold metallo-hydrolase: protein MILERLVVGMLQTNCYLLADEETRQAVVIDPGGDAPRIIGRLEQLGLNLAAVLNTHGHFDHVLDAWTLKEKLGGLIFLHPKDEPLLMDHKVGLGAIFTASARSPRGKVDEWLEEGEELCFGKLQLRVLETPGHTPGHVAFHLPEAKILFVGDTLFAGSIGRTDFPGGSYTELIQSVKSKIFPLDDSTRVLPGHGPETTVGQEKRFNPFF, encoded by the coding sequence ATGATCCTGGAACGACTTGTTGTGGGAATGCTGCAAACTAACTGCTACTTGCTCGCTGATGAAGAAACCCGGCAAGCTGTGGTAATCGACCCCGGAGGCGACGCGCCGAGAATCATCGGGCGTCTGGAGCAGCTTGGATTAAATCTGGCGGCCGTTTTAAACACTCACGGCCATTTCGATCATGTGCTGGACGCTTGGACCCTGAAGGAAAAGCTGGGCGGCCTTATCTTTTTGCATCCCAAAGATGAACCTTTGCTTATGGACCATAAGGTGGGTTTGGGGGCTATCTTTACAGCATCGGCTCGCTCGCCTCGAGGCAAAGTGGATGAATGGCTTGAAGAAGGTGAAGAGCTGTGTTTCGGAAAACTTCAACTCAGGGTCCTGGAAACCCCTGGGCACACGCCTGGGCATGTCGCTTTTCACCTGCCGGAAGCGAAGATTCTCTTCGTGGGGGACACCCTGTTTGCTGGGTCCATAGGGCGTACCGATTTTCCCGGGGGCTCTTATACGGAACTCATTCAGTCCGTCAAAAGCAAGATCTTTCCTCTGGACGATTCCACACGGGTGTTGCCGGGCCACGGACCGGAAACGACCGTGGGTCAAGAAAAACGGTTTAATCCTTTCTTCTGA
- a CDS encoding nitroreductase, which yields MDTNTSFPDVLTAIYERRSVRHFSDAPVDRKTVLELLRAASWAPSGLNNQPWRFALIWDPAWKEKLAGLTRYSATLKAAAVLVPVFLDKEGSYDYVKDCQAVGAAIQNFLLAAHAYGLGAVWIGEILKNKEAVRERLGLPDRLELMAVIALGHPAHRQQKSHRRPLEELIVLER from the coding sequence ATGGACACAAATACTTCTTTTCCCGATGTTTTAACGGCCATTTACGAAAGGCGCAGTGTGCGCCACTTCAGTGACGCTCCGGTGGATCGAAAAACGGTGCTGGAATTATTGCGAGCCGCATCCTGGGCTCCTTCAGGCTTGAACAATCAACCGTGGCGTTTCGCTCTCATCTGGGATCCGGCATGGAAAGAAAAGCTCGCCGGGCTGACTCGTTACAGTGCGACCCTGAAGGCGGCGGCGGTGCTTGTGCCCGTTTTTCTCGATAAGGAAGGATCCTACGACTATGTGAAGGACTGTCAGGCCGTAGGAGCGGCTATTCAGAATTTTTTGTTGGCGGCTCATGCGTACGGGCTTGGAGCCGTCTGGATCGGAGAAATTCTCAAGAATAAAGAAGCTGTTCGAGAAAGACTGGGTCTTCCGGACCGTCTGGAGCTCATGGCGGTGATCGCTTTGGGCCATCCGGCCCATCGACAACAAAAGTCCCATCGTCGACCTTTGGAAGAACTCATTGTGTTGGAACGCTAA
- a CDS encoding STAS domain-containing protein: protein MAFSVTWEQDGTGRIVLDGILDRDTVPEVRRRLFRAVLSKRPRRLFLNLSTVERMDTAGLALLVELRNAATRQGGAFYLEEVPESVQRLIGLARLENLLASPNQGPSGQ, encoded by the coding sequence GTGGCGTTTTCCGTAACATGGGAACAGGACGGAACGGGTCGGATTGTTTTGGACGGAATCTTGGATCGAGATACGGTGCCGGAAGTGCGTCGCCGCCTTTTTCGAGCCGTTTTAAGTAAGCGTCCCAGGCGTCTTTTCTTGAATCTTTCTACCGTCGAACGCATGGATACAGCCGGGTTGGCGCTTCTTGTGGAATTAAGAAATGCAGCCACACGGCAGGGAGGAGCATTTTACTTGGAAGAGGTCCCTGAAAGTGTTCAAAGGCTCATCGGCTTGGCTCGATTGGAAAACCTTCTGGCGTCACCGAACCAAGGACCTTCAGGACAATAA
- a CDS encoding ATP-binding cassette domain-containing protein, with protein MAQGDTGLTDSIIQVRNLSSSYGGRSVLHEVSFSIPKGKVTVIMGVSGCGKSTLLRHLIGLKPSSPESLFVDGADAGLFTPAQWNAYRKRIGVLFQGGALFSSLSVRDNLAVPLRVHTRLAESTIRIITDIKLHQVGLTEFGEFMPSQLSGGMRKRAGLARAMVMDPEILFVDEPSSGLDPITAAGLDDLLVELKHAMGMTLVVVTHELESAFRIADQIVVMDAGKVLVAGTPEAVRSSEDIRVRQFLERRPDARAVDQERYEKRLATMGAKKRA; from the coding sequence ATGGCACAGGGCGACACAGGTCTTACCGATTCCATCATTCAAGTTCGAAACCTCAGCAGCAGCTATGGCGGCCGCAGCGTGCTTCATGAGGTCAGTTTCAGTATTCCCAAGGGCAAAGTGACGGTCATTATGGGAGTGAGCGGCTGTGGCAAAAGCACGCTCCTGCGCCACCTTATCGGCCTTAAACCTTCTTCTCCTGAATCTCTTTTCGTGGATGGCGCCGATGCAGGCCTTTTCACCCCCGCTCAGTGGAACGCATACCGAAAGCGCATCGGGGTCCTGTTTCAAGGGGGTGCCTTGTTCAGTTCCCTGTCGGTCCGGGACAATTTGGCGGTGCCTCTGCGCGTGCACACACGGCTTGCCGAAAGCACCATTCGCATCATTACGGACATAAAACTGCACCAGGTAGGGCTCACGGAGTTCGGCGAGTTTATGCCGTCCCAATTGAGTGGAGGTATGCGCAAGCGTGCCGGGTTGGCTCGAGCCATGGTTATGGACCCGGAGATTCTTTTCGTGGATGAACCCTCGTCGGGTTTGGATCCCATCACGGCGGCGGGGCTGGATGATCTTCTGGTGGAGCTTAAACATGCCATGGGCATGACCCTGGTGGTGGTCACCCATGAATTGGAAAGCGCCTTTCGCATTGCCGACCAGATCGTGGTGATGGATGCCGGAAAAGTCTTGGTGGCTGGAACTCCCGAGGCGGTTCGGTCCAGTGAGGATATTCGAGTGCGCCAGTTTTTGGAACGACGTCCCGATGCAAGGGCCGTGGATCAGGAACGCTATGAGAAGAGACTGGCGACCATGGGCGCCAAAAAGAGGGCATAG
- a CDS encoding MlaE family lipid ABC transporter permease subunit yields the protein MSQVIYFLDQLGRWGLNHAQKTGRAGLFLFDALRGVFRPPQKFHSIVRHVYFIGTKSFFVIGFTAAFTGMVLGLQGYYTLSKFGSEGLLGAAVALSLIRELGPVLSALMVTGRAGSAICAEIGIMRIEEQIDALECMAIDPHAYLVSPRFVASLIALPLLTAFFDVVGIIGGYLVGVSLLGVNPGAYLDGMQKSVEWVDVSMGIVKSFLFAVLFIWVCTYKGFYAGVDEGRFGPEDVSRATTDAVVISSVAILVSDYVATSLLL from the coding sequence GTGTCCCAGGTGATTTATTTTCTTGATCAATTAGGCCGATGGGGTTTGAATCATGCTCAAAAGACAGGCCGTGCCGGTCTTTTTCTCTTTGACGCGCTGCGAGGTGTTTTTCGTCCCCCCCAGAAATTTCATAGCATCGTCCGTCATGTGTATTTCATCGGAACCAAATCCTTTTTCGTGATCGGGTTTACCGCGGCCTTTACGGGAATGGTTCTGGGACTGCAGGGCTATTACACTCTGTCCAAATTCGGTTCCGAAGGACTTTTGGGAGCAGCCGTGGCCTTGAGCCTCATTCGGGAATTGGGTCCGGTTCTTTCCGCTCTGATGGTGACCGGACGGGCTGGATCGGCCATTTGCGCCGAAATTGGTATCATGCGTATTGAGGAGCAGATCGACGCTCTGGAGTGCATGGCCATTGATCCTCATGCCTATTTGGTGTCTCCGCGTTTTGTCGCTTCACTCATAGCGCTGCCTTTGCTGACCGCGTTCTTTGATGTCGTGGGTATTATCGGCGGTTACTTGGTGGGGGTTTCCCTTTTGGGGGTGAATCCCGGAGCCTACCTGGATGGGATGCAAAAGTCTGTGGAATGGGTGGATGTGTCCATGGGCATCGTTAAATCCTTTCTTTTTGCGGTGCTTTTCATATGGGTTTGCACCTATAAGGGATTTTACGCCGGCGTGGATGAGGGACGTTTCGGCCCCGAAGATGTGAGCCGGGCCACGACAGACGCGGTGGTCATTTCTTCTGTAGCCATTTTGGTGAGTGATTACGTCGCTACATCTTTGCTGCTTTAG
- the mlaD gene encoding outer membrane lipid asymmetry maintenance protein MlaD — protein MNRQSWTVETGVGLFILIGLVCVAYLSFNLGDVRLWGGGDYTVYARFSNVSGLKKKAAVTMAGVEIGRVEDIKLQDGAAVVTLRIQRDVQLEEDVIASIKTMGIIGDKYIAVSAGASDEVIHPYGWIRETQPPLDVEELVGKFVFGTMDKK, from the coding sequence ATGAATCGCCAATCGTGGACCGTGGAGACAGGCGTAGGGCTCTTTATTCTTATCGGTTTGGTCTGTGTCGCCTATTTATCGTTTAACCTGGGAGATGTGCGTCTTTGGGGAGGGGGGGACTACACCGTCTATGCGCGCTTTTCCAATGTCTCAGGCCTGAAAAAGAAGGCTGCTGTAACCATGGCCGGTGTGGAAATCGGTCGTGTGGAAGATATTAAGCTTCAAGACGGGGCCGCCGTGGTGACGCTGCGCATTCAAAGGGATGTGCAATTGGAAGAGGACGTCATTGCCAGCATCAAAACCATGGGCATTATCGGGGATAAGTACATTGCTGTTTCCGCAGGGGCCTCCGACGAAGTCATTCACCCCTACGGGTGGATTCGAGAAACACAACCGCCTTTAGATGTGGAGGAGTTGGTGGGCAAATTCGTTTTCGGCACCATGGATAAAAAGTGA
- a CDS encoding L,D-transpeptidase family protein gives MNSLKHLGFLKQFQRLWMLTVGIFLLTQVFPVVTFADGTKYTAQVIKYPYNFESETVVGKPRLHLVKQGESLLDIARAHGLGYNEMALLYPLMDPWLPPKQTRLMIPTLWVLPPTRLEALVINIPELRLYFFDKSSKTVQTYPIGIGDEGWETPIKEGYIAEKRPNPAWYIPESLQAKYGMKVMPPGPENPLGEYMMKLSIGPYGIHGTHMPWGVGRLVSHGCIRCYPEHIRILYPQVAVGTRLEIIYEPVKLGIKNGRVYVEAHPDVYKKIPDYQRYAMEKLDRSPWASKVDRRRFALAVRLQNGVPTDVSTLEPPIFTILVEDLRSSKNPLDFGRNAF, from the coding sequence ATGAATTCCTTAAAACACCTGGGATTCCTGAAACAATTTCAAAGGCTGTGGATGCTCACGGTCGGCATCTTTCTTCTGACTCAGGTCTTTCCGGTGGTGACCTTTGCAGACGGAACCAAGTATACGGCTCAAGTGATCAAGTACCCTTACAATTTTGAATCGGAAACTGTCGTAGGGAAACCACGCCTTCATTTGGTCAAACAAGGGGAATCCCTTTTGGACATCGCTCGAGCCCACGGCTTGGGCTACAATGAAATGGCTCTGCTCTATCCCCTCATGGATCCTTGGCTTCCACCAAAACAAACGAGACTCATGATTCCCACTCTCTGGGTGCTTCCTCCCACTCGGCTGGAAGCCTTGGTCATCAACATTCCCGAACTGCGACTCTACTTCTTTGACAAAAGCTCCAAAACCGTCCAGACCTATCCCATCGGTATCGGCGATGAAGGATGGGAAACACCCATCAAGGAAGGCTATATTGCGGAAAAGAGACCCAACCCTGCGTGGTATATACCGGAATCCTTGCAAGCCAAATACGGAATGAAAGTGATGCCGCCCGGACCGGAAAATCCCCTTGGAGAATACATGATGAAATTGTCCATAGGCCCTTACGGCATTCATGGAACTCATATGCCCTGGGGCGTGGGACGGCTCGTGAGTCACGGCTGTATTCGGTGCTATCCGGAGCACATCCGTATTCTCTACCCTCAGGTGGCCGTGGGCACTCGTTTAGAAATTATTTATGAACCTGTAAAACTTGGAATCAAAAACGGTCGTGTTTACGTGGAAGCCCATCCGGATGTTTATAAAAAAATCCCCGACTACCAACGCTATGCCATGGAAAAATTGGATCGCTCCCCATGGGCTTCCAAAGTGGATCGGAGGCGATTCGCTTTGGCCGTGCGTCTTCAAAACGGAGTCCCTACGGACGTGAGTACACTGGAACCTCCGATTTTCACCATTTTGGTGGAAGACTTACGCAGCAGCAAAAATCCCCTTGATTTCGGCAGAAACGCCTTCTAG